The following proteins are encoded in a genomic region of Drosophila willistoni isolate 14030-0811.24 chromosome 3R, UCI_dwil_1.1, whole genome shotgun sequence:
- the LOC26529329 gene encoding uncharacterized protein LOC26529329, whose protein sequence is MKLFLLVGHIGLTISSLTEFTNIQCKTLDKSVAEFEYCYIKAVNRTYKYISLKVKMNQLPITTTKVNIALLKRYNGYKPFLYNYTVDGCRYLENPDQNPIAKYFGDLYLPFTNINHSCPFNHDIILEKLNIQFLNNHLTKVLPFPEGDYCLSMIWSLNNARVLIIKTYVALSKIAN, encoded by the exons ATGAAGCTATTCCTTTTGGTTGGCCATATTGGTCTCACT ATCAGTTCATTGACTGAGTTTACGAATATACAGTGCAAAACCTTAGATAAAAGTGTTGCGGAATTTGAATATTGTTACATTAAAGCTGTGAATCGAacttacaaatatatttcCCTTAAAGTAAAAATGAATCAACTGCCAATAACAACTACCAAG GTAAACATTGCATTACTCAAACGATATAATGGTTATAAGCCATTCCTTTACAATTATACAGTCGATGGTTGTAGATACTTGGAAAATCCCGATCAAAATCCCATAGCAAAGTATTTTGGCGATTTATATCTACCATTTACCAATATAAATCACTCATGTCCCTTTAAT CATGACATTATATTGGAGAAACtcaatattcagtttttaaataatcatcTTACTAAAGTTTTGCCGTTTCCTGAAGGTGATTATTGTTTGTCAATGATATGGTCTCTAAATAATGCGAGGGTTTTGATAATTAAAACATATGTAGCACTATCAAAGATCGCAAATTGA
- the LOC6647727 gene encoding uncharacterized protein LOC6647727 produces MDYGNWLLQLVVHMLLAMRRIQCLLVTDINVPQIVDFRDNVTLSCSYDISGHTLNSVKWYKNEMEFFRYSPLMQPVYMSFPVQGVQLIDDGNECNESSCRVELNLLGIKSSGVYRCEVSGDAPHFKLTARAANMSVEALPQNNPLISSFHSMYHFDDFVQANCSTDFSSLFTKITWYINGVKVFLIDLLPSIETTITAHEYNLRRIVSQLNFYANDPRFHQLQLQELMIQRQQHKRVITPPKLGLELRCVAEIDRYPQLQREAIMYAQLFRDEMDLKNQKLINSKSVATPGMALPGYGLQLQLLLLLAVATTAARLLMPLTFQYGARKSARYKMTSVAPTAATMRR; encoded by the exons ATGGACTATGGCAATTGGCTGCTGCAGCTGGTCGTGCACATGCTGTTGG CTATGCGGCGCATTCAGTGTCTCCTTGTGACTGACATCAATGTGCCACAAATTGTTGATTTTCGTGATAACGTGACATTATCCTGCAGCTATGACATAAGTGGTCACACGTTAAATTCGGTTAAGTGGTACAAAAACGAAATGGAGTTTTTTAG ATACTCACCACTAATGCAGCCCGTTTACATGAGCTTCCCCGTACAGGGCGTCCAATTGATCGATGATGGCAACGAATGCAATGAATCCTCTTGTCGTGTGGAGCTTAATTTATTGGGCATCAAATCGTCGGGTGTCTACAGGTGCGAAGTGTCCGGCGATGCGCCACATTTCAAGCTAACAGCCCGTGCTGCCAACATGAGCGTTGAAG CTTTGCCCCAAAATAATCCTCTCATCAGCAGTTTTCATTCAATGTATCACTTCGATGACTTTGTTCAGGCTAACTGCAGCACAGACTTTTCCAGTTTATTTACCAAAATCACATGGTATATCAACGGCGTAAAG GTATTTCTTATTGATTTACTGCCCAGCATTGAAACCACAATCACAGCCCATGAATACAATTTACGCCGCATTGTATCTCAATTGAATTTCTATGCAAACGATCCACGATTTCaccaattgcaattgcaagaATTAATGATCCAGCGACAACAGCATAAACGCGTCATAACACCACCAAAACTTGGCCTAGAGCTTCGATGTGTGGCCGAAATAGATCGTTACCCGCAATTGCAACGTGAGGCAATTATGTATGCACAACTATTTCGCGATGAAATGGATTTAAAgaatcaaaaactaattaactCCAAATCGG TGGCCACGCCTGGCATGGCTCTACCAGGATATGGATTGCAATTGcagctgcttctgctgctggcAGTCGCAACAACCGCAGCGCGACTCTTGATGCCGTTGACATTTCAATACGGTGCACGGAAGTCAGCACGGTATAAAATGACATCAGTTGCCCCAACCGCAGCAACGATGCGCCGTTAG
- the LOC26528875 gene encoding uncharacterized protein LOC26528875, which yields MGKKLRLLGLIVIASLIMQISGHVEFTNVKCESLDKTFSDFEYCYIKAINRSYKYVSIKVNLFKTPVTKVKVNFLVMKRFNGYRPFLYNITVDACKFIENPNRNPIAHYLSDLFLPYTNLVHKCPYNHSLIMDKLPIDHINNQFTNVLPFPTGDYALCTSWMAYDINRANIKVFLTLS from the exons ATGGGCAAGAAGTTGCGGTTGCTCGGTTTGATTGTAATAGCAAGTTTAATAATGCAA ATTTCAGGCCATGTGGAATTCACAAATGTTAAATGCGAATCTCTGGATAAAACCTTTTCCGACTTTGAGTACTGCTACATAAAAGCCATAAACCGGAGTTACAAATATGTATCCataaaagtgaatttatttaaaactcCAGTAACTAAAGTAAAG GTCAATTTTCTTGTGATGAAGCGATTTAATGGTTATCGTCCATTTCTCTATAACATCACAGTGGATGCCTGCAAATTCATAGAAAATCCGAACAGAAACCCAATAGCTCATTACCTATCCGACCTTTTTCTGCCATATACGAATTTGGTACACAAGTGTCCCTATAAT CATAGCCTTATCATGGATAAACTTCCAATTGATCATATAAATAACCAGTTCACTAATGTTCTGCCATTTCCTACTGGTGATTATGCTCTTTGCACAAGTTGGATGGCTTATGATATAAACCGTGCTAATATTAAAGTATTTTTGACACTTTCCTAG